The genomic DNA ATCTTCAAACGAGTTATAAACAAACCGATTTGTGCCGCCTCCGCCCGCCAGACGATCGGGTTGGCGTCCTCCTATCAAAACATCATCCCCCCGTCCGCCCAGCAGCAGATCCCGTGCGCCCTGCCCGACTAAACGATCGGCTCCATTGCCGCCAAACAGCGAATCCCGCGCCGCGCCACCTTCCAGCACGTCATTGCCGTTATTGCCACGCAGCTCATCCCGACCGCTGCCGCCGGATAGTTCATCGTTGCCCTGATCGCCAAACAAGCGATCGTTGCCGTTACCGCCAAACAAGCGATCGTCCCGCCGACCACCAAACAAGCGATCGTTTCCCCCATCGCCAAACAGCGAATCCGATGCTCCTTCTGCCAGGAGGCGATCGTTGCCTGCCCGTCCTTCAATCAGATCCGGGCGGTTTGTGCCGCGCAGCACGTCATTGCCAGGAGTGCCAATGATTTCGTTAAACGAAGTTGGAACAGAAAGCCGTCCGTTCCCCTGAAGCGGCTGAATGGTAGTAACAATTAAATCCCGCGCCTCATCGCTCAGCAAATCCTCCGGTGCAGGCATGATCGTCAGCATCCCCGAGTCGTCATTCTGCAATGAAGGGGAGTTGGCAGAACCAGAAGCAGGATCAGACAGAGGAAAACGAACTACAGTCATGTTTCGCAGGGTCAATGAGTGGGGTGAGTGGAGTGAACGATCGAACCAGATGCGCTGCTGTTGCAGTCAGATCCGGAAGGAGAGCCATCAGGCTTCAACGCCATCAGACCTGAGACTCGCAAAGTGTACCATGTCCGGCTACCCCGGTTACGAGTCATTCGGCATTCGACGTTGCACAGTGCCTAGAAGTTTCACGGCGATCAACCTAATTTCTGCCTGATTCCTGCCTAATTTCCGCCTAATTCCTGCTATAAATCCACGGTTGCCGGGATCATCCTGCTGCGATAAGGTGTTTGGGGTCATTTGCGTAGTTTTCTTCTCATTCAATTAAAATTCCACGGCAGTTTCTAAACTGGTCGTTTTCTGACTCCAGATGGGGTGAAGTTTGTCAGAATGATGATTTGGGACTGGAGAAATTTGGGCAGGT from Leptolyngbya ohadii IS1 includes the following:
- a CDS encoding type I secretion C-terminal target domain-containing protein, with protein sequence MTVVRFPLSDPASGSANSPSLQNDDSGMLTIMPAPEDLLSDEARDLIVTTIQPLQGNGRLSVPTSFNEIIGTPGNDVLRGTNRPDLIEGRAGNDRLLAEGASDSLFGDGGNDRLFGGRRDDRLFGGNGNDRLFGDQGNDELSGGSGRDELRGNNGNDVLEGGAARDSLFGGNGADRLVGQGARDLLLGGRGDDVLIGGRQPDRLAGGGGTNRFVYNSFEDRGDTITDFDRRRDVLDLSRLFQGDNFTSSDKFEDYVIIVRDDEETTIIRVDADGNGGDQPFKTLATLENVEFDDIGRRNFVF